From the genome of Buchnera aphidicola (Muscaphis stroyani), one region includes:
- the cysK gene encoding cysteine synthase A has product MIKIYKDNSLTIGNTPLICLNRIGNKNILVKVESRNPSFSVKCRIGANMIWNAEKKGYLRKNIELIEATSGNTGIALAYVAAARNYKLTLTMPDTMSIERQKILKALGANLVLTDGQCGMKGAILKSEEIVSHNPKKYFLLKQFENPSNPEIHEKTTGPEIWKDSNGMIDVLVSGVGTGGTITGITRYIKNIKNKKNFISVAVEPCESPVITQTLSGKKIVPGSHKIQGIGAGFIPKNLELKLIDLVVTVSIEESIFAAQQLMKKEGILSGISSGAALAAALKMQKNRNYRNKKIVVILPSSGERYLSTELFE; this is encoded by the coding sequence ATGATTAAAATATATAAAGATAATTCTCTAACTATTGGAAATACACCTTTAATTTGTTTAAACAGAATAGGAAATAAAAATATTTTAGTAAAAGTAGAATCTAGAAATCCAAGTTTTAGTGTAAAATGTCGTATTGGTGCTAACATGATATGGAATGCAGAAAAAAAAGGATATTTAAGAAAAAATATTGAATTAATAGAAGCTACTAGTGGAAATACTGGAATTGCACTTGCTTATGTTGCAGCAGCTAGAAATTATAAATTAACTCTTACCATGCCTGACACAATGTCTATTGAAAGACAAAAAATATTAAAAGCTTTAGGGGCTAATCTAGTTTTGACAGATGGTCAATGTGGTATGAAAGGCGCTATTCTAAAATCTGAAGAAATAGTGTCTCACAATCCAAAAAAATATTTTTTATTAAAACAATTTGAAAATCCTTCTAATCCTGAAATTCATGAAAAAACAACTGGACCAGAAATCTGGAAAGATTCCAATGGAATGATAGATGTATTAGTATCTGGAGTTGGAACAGGCGGTACTATTACTGGCATTACAAGATATATTAAAAATATTAAAAATAAAAAAAATTTTATTAGTGTTGCTGTTGAACCTTGCGAATCACCTGTAATTACACAGACGTTATCAGGAAAAAAAATAGTTCCAGGATCTCATAAAATTCAAGGTATTGGAGCTGGTTTTATTCCAAAAAACTTAGAATTAAAATTAATTGATTTAGTGGTTACAGTGTCTATTGAAGAATCTATATTTGCAGCTCAACAATTAATGAAAAAAGAAGGAATATTATCCGGAATTTCTTCCGGAGCAGCTTTAGCTGCTGCATTAAAAATGCAAAAAAACAGAAATTATAGAAACAAAAAAATAGTAGTAATACTGCCTTCTTCAGGAGAGCGCTATTTAAGTACAGAGCTTTTTGAATGA
- the fliE gene encoding flagellar hook-basal body complex protein FliE, protein MFINSINYQNNNTNIDFLDKKEKNNLKNNSFSSFINKALKDISNTQNHAKLNSQKFELNQSNVSLNDVMIDLQKSSISIQMAIQIRNKIVAAYQEIMNQQV, encoded by the coding sequence ATGTTTATTAACAGCATTAACTATCAAAACAATAATACAAACATTGATTTTTTAGATAAAAAAGAAAAAAACAATTTAAAAAATAATAGTTTTTCTAGCTTTATAAACAAAGCATTAAAAGACATAAGCAACACTCAAAATCATGCAAAATTGAATTCTCAAAAATTTGAATTAAATCAATCTAATGTATCTCTTAATGATGTAATGATAGATCTACAAAAATCTTCTATTTCCATTCAAATGGCTATACAAATAAGAAATAAAATAGTTGCTGCTTACCAAGAAATTATGAATCAACAAGTATAA
- the crr gene encoding PTS glucose transporter subunit IIA, whose protein sequence is MSIFSNFFKEKTSNFSKKIEIFAPISGCIVNLEDVPDVVFSQKIVGDGIAIQPSGNKIVSPVNGTINKILDSMHAFSIISEDEVELFVHFGIDTVKLKGKGFKKIAKNKQKVKIGEDIISFDLNFIKKNAPSILTPVIISNIENFKKIKKSSGIITEGKTIIMSLYN, encoded by the coding sequence ATGAGCATCTTTTCTAATTTTTTTAAGGAAAAAACATCTAATTTTTCTAAAAAGATAGAAATATTTGCCCCTATATCAGGTTGTATAGTAAATTTAGAAGATGTACCAGATGTTGTTTTTTCTCAAAAAATTGTAGGTGATGGAATAGCTATTCAACCGTCAGGAAATAAAATAGTTTCACCAGTTAATGGAACTATTAATAAAATATTAGATAGCATGCATGCTTTTTCAATTATTTCAGAAGATGAAGTGGAATTATTCGTACACTTTGGAATTGATACAGTCAAACTAAAAGGAAAAGGATTTAAAAAAATAGCAAAAAATAAACAAAAAGTTAAAATAGGAGAAGATATTATTAGCTTTGATTTGAATTTTATAAAAAAAAATGCTCCATCTATATTAACTCCAGTAATAATTTCTAATATAGAAAATTTTAAGAAAATTAAAAAATCATCGGGCATAATTACTGAAGGAAAAACAATTATTATGTCTTTGTACAATTAA
- a CDS encoding HPr family phosphocarrier protein, with translation MFQNQITITAPHGLHTRPAAQFVKEAKKFNSEISILYKGKSANAKSLFKIQTLGLVKGSLVVLSAEGEDEKQAIEHLSKIMTELE, from the coding sequence ATGTTTCAAAATCAAATTACAATTACAGCTCCACACGGTTTACATACTCGTCCTGCAGCTCAATTTGTTAAAGAAGCTAAAAAATTTAACTCTGAAATTTCCATTCTTTATAAAGGAAAATCCGCAAACGCAAAAAGTCTTTTTAAGATCCAAACATTGGGTTTAGTTAAAGGAAGTCTTGTCGTATTATCCGCAGAAGGTGAAGACGAAAAACAAGCAATTGAACATTTATCAAAAATAATGACAGAATTAGAGTGA
- the rfaE1 gene encoding D-glycero-beta-D-manno-heptose-7-phosphate kinase yields MKKKIINFKNASVLVVGDVILDCYWYGKNYHILSKKSEPIMPIKKTKEQPGGAANVAKNIADIGAFSKIIGCIGMDYEGLMLKKLLNHSNIFSDLIIVKNNKTITKIRVLSKKKPLMRLDFQEKYFFQCNNILYEKILRSLSFFKVLILSDYDKGTLVDIKKIISLAKKMSVPILIDPKGMDFTKYSGASLITPNLSEFEKIVGTCKEEKQLLKKGTELMLQLNLSALLVTRSEHGMNLFQPNKKPIHFPATSNIAHDVTGAGDTVISVIAASLAQGLSLEESCFYANVGASIVVQKIGTKTLSINELNEALYYQSRKKI; encoded by the coding sequence ATGAAAAAAAAAATAATTAATTTTAAAAACGCATCAGTTCTTGTTGTTGGTGACGTTATTTTAGATTGCTATTGGTATGGCAAAAATTATCATATTTTATCTAAAAAATCTGAACCTATTATGCCTATTAAAAAAACAAAAGAACAACCCGGAGGAGCTGCAAATGTTGCTAAAAATATAGCGGATATAGGTGCTTTTTCTAAAATTATTGGATGTATTGGAATGGATTATGAAGGATTAATGTTAAAAAAACTATTAAATCATTCAAATATTTTTTCTGACTTAATTATTGTTAAAAATAATAAAACTATTACAAAAATTAGAGTTTTATCAAAAAAAAAACCACTAATGCGTTTAGATTTTCAAGAAAAGTACTTTTTTCAATGCAATAACATATTATATGAAAAAATATTACGCTCATTATCATTTTTTAAAGTTTTAATACTTTCTGATTATGACAAAGGAACTTTAGTTGATATTAAAAAAATTATCTCATTGGCAAAGAAAATGTCAGTTCCTATACTCATAGATCCTAAAGGAATGGATTTTACAAAATACTCTGGAGCGAGTTTAATTACCCCTAATTTATCCGAATTTGAAAAAATAGTAGGAACGTGTAAAGAAGAAAAGCAACTGTTAAAAAAAGGAACAGAGTTAATGCTTCAGTTGAATTTATCTGCATTATTAGTCACTCGATCAGAACACGGAATGAATTTATTTCAACCAAACAAAAAACCGATACATTTTCCAGCTACATCAAATATAGCACATGACGTTACTGGCGCAGGAGACACTGTGATTTCAGTAATAGCAGCTTCTTTAGCTCAAGGACTTTCTTTAGAGGAGTCGTGTTTTTATGCAAATGTAGGAGCTTCTATAGTTGTTCAAAAAATAGGGACTAAAACGCTTTCTATAAATGAACTAAACGAAGCCTTATATTATCAATCTCGAAAAAAAATTTAA
- the ptsI gene encoding phosphoenolpyruvate-protein phosphotransferase PtsI, giving the protein MISGILASPGIVFGPAFLLKEEKIIIQKKTITVEQIESEIKKFFDSRNQSIQQLTEIKIKTGEKFGKKQESIFEGHIMLLEDEELEQEIVSLITKKNKSAAAAAEFVIESQAKALEKIKDEYLKNRAIDVRDIGRRLLKNILKINVVDLNSIQHKVILIAKDLTPSETAQINFKNVLGFITDLGSQTSHTSIMAKSLEIPAIVGTGNITNIVKNNDFIILDCINNQILVNPSEELIYKKKKIKTLYTSKINQLKILKNLKATTIDGKKIKIGSNIGNVQDIYSAKKNGAECIGLYRTEFLFMGRKNFPTENEQFQAYKKIAELMKNKKVIIRTMDIGGDKDLPYMNLPKEENPFLGWRAIRILMDRKEMLHTQLKAILRASAFGKICILFPMIISVEEIRLLKIEIEHLKSQLNHNNIKFDEKIKIGIMIETPSSAIISHYLIKEVDFFSIGTNDLTQYTLAVDRGNDLISKLYKPMHPSVLNLIQKVINVSHVHKKWTGMCGELAADERATVLLLGMGLDEFSMSSISIPKIKKIIRSISFKDAQELAKEALTLPTEKEILNLIEKFMKSQAINRS; this is encoded by the coding sequence ATGATTTCAGGTATTTTAGCATCACCGGGTATAGTTTTTGGTCCCGCTTTTTTATTAAAAGAAGAAAAAATTATTATTCAAAAAAAAACAATCACTGTTGAACAAATTGAATCAGAAATAAAAAAATTTTTTGACAGTCGAAATCAATCAATACAACAACTAACAGAAATCAAAATTAAAACAGGAGAAAAATTTGGTAAAAAACAAGAAAGCATTTTTGAAGGTCATATTATGCTTTTAGAAGATGAAGAGTTAGAGCAAGAAATTGTTTCTTTAATCACAAAAAAAAATAAATCTGCAGCAGCTGCCGCGGAATTTGTTATTGAATCACAAGCTAAAGCATTAGAAAAGATAAAAGACGAATATTTAAAAAACAGAGCTATTGACGTAAGAGACATTGGTCGTCGTTTATTAAAAAATATACTCAAAATAAATGTTGTCGATTTGAATTCTATTCAGCATAAAGTAATTTTGATTGCAAAAGACTTAACTCCATCAGAAACGGCTCAAATTAATTTTAAGAATGTTTTAGGATTTATCACAGATCTAGGAAGTCAAACATCTCATACCTCTATCATGGCAAAATCATTGGAGATACCAGCAATTGTAGGAACTGGAAATATTACGAATATAGTAAAAAATAATGATTTCATCATATTAGACTGCATAAACAATCAAATTTTAGTGAATCCATCCGAAGAGCTTATCTATAAAAAGAAAAAAATAAAAACATTATATACATCAAAAATAAATCAATTAAAAATTTTAAAAAATTTAAAAGCTACAACAATTGATGGAAAAAAAATTAAAATTGGTTCCAATATTGGTAATGTTCAAGATATTTATTCTGCAAAAAAAAATGGCGCCGAATGCATAGGTCTTTATAGAACTGAATTTTTGTTTATGGGTCGAAAAAACTTTCCTACTGAAAACGAACAGTTTCAAGCCTATAAAAAAATTGCTGAATTAATGAAAAATAAAAAAGTCATTATAAGAACGATGGATATTGGAGGAGATAAAGATCTCCCATATATGAATTTGCCAAAAGAAGAAAATCCTTTTCTTGGATGGCGAGCTATAAGAATTTTAATGGACAGAAAGGAAATGCTGCATACACAATTAAAAGCGATTCTTAGAGCATCTGCTTTTGGTAAAATATGTATTTTATTTCCAATGATTATATCAGTTGAAGAAATCAGACTATTAAAAATTGAAATTGAACATCTCAAATCACAATTAAATCATAACAATATAAAATTTGATGAAAAAATTAAAATTGGAATAATGATAGAAACACCTTCTTCAGCAATTATATCTCACTATTTAATAAAAGAAGTTGATTTTTTTAGCATCGGAACCAATGATTTAACACAATATACTTTAGCTGTAGACAGGGGAAATGATTTAATTTCAAAATTATACAAACCAATGCATCCGTCTGTTTTAAATCTAATTCAGAAAGTTATCAATGTTTCCCATGTACATAAAAAATGGACTGGAATGTGCGGAGAACTTGCGGCAGACGAACGAGCTACCGTTTTATTGCTGGGGATGGGATTAGACGAGTTTAGTATGAGTTCTATTAGTATACCTAAAATTAAAAAAATTATTCGAAGCATATCATTCAAAGATGCTCAAGAATTAGCTAAAGAAGCTTTAACTTTACCTACTGAAAAAGAAATACTAAATTTAATAGAGAAATTCATGAAAAGTCAGGCAATTAACAGAAGTTAA
- a CDS encoding tRNA CCA-pyrophosphorylase: MKIYLVGGAVRDSLLNLPFQDKDWVVVGGTKKMLLDKNFQQVGKDFPVFLHPKTHEEYALARTDRKNGVGYFGFNTISNKDITLEEDLIRRDLTINAIAQDENGNYIDPFQGIKDIKYRLLRHVSESFIEDPLRILRTARFAASLAHLGFCVAKETIELMKIMVKKKELSYLTSNRIWNETKKALKTFHPHVYFQILNDCKALKFIFPEIHYFCKKNFFLNFNSLHRKNRKNPIMGLSKISSLNKDVSIRFSYLCQFVSSSYIDKNFFNSMTIFHDSHSAYIVKKLCQRLNVPSNIRDIAVLSAGFYNFLSTIHYQSSKNIVILLLRIDAWRKPDRVNVLSFLSNFNSKSLFQSHKLYLNSHSFLKIAFSIIQNISIQSILNKGFKGYEIKKELNRLRVKKLDLWRSKYTVKYNF; encoded by the coding sequence ATGAAAATATATCTAGTAGGAGGAGCTGTACGAGATTCTTTGCTTAATTTACCATTTCAAGATAAAGACTGGGTAGTAGTTGGAGGGACAAAAAAAATGTTATTAGACAAAAATTTTCAACAAGTAGGAAAAGATTTTCCAGTTTTTTTGCATCCAAAAACGCACGAAGAATACGCACTAGCAAGAACGGACAGAAAGAATGGAGTAGGTTATTTTGGTTTTAATACGATTTCTAACAAAGATATCACCTTAGAAGAAGATTTAATTAGAAGAGATTTAACAATTAACGCAATTGCTCAAGACGAAAATGGTAATTATATTGATCCTTTTCAAGGAATAAAAGATATTAAATATCGTTTATTACGACATGTTTCAGAGTCTTTTATAGAGGATCCGCTTCGTATTTTAAGAACAGCGAGATTTGCTGCTTCTTTAGCTCATTTAGGTTTTTGTGTTGCTAAAGAAACAATAGAGCTGATGAAAATCATGGTAAAAAAAAAGGAATTATCATATTTAACTTCAAATAGAATATGGAATGAAACAAAGAAAGCTTTAAAAACTTTTCATCCTCATGTTTATTTTCAAATTTTGAATGACTGTAAAGCTTTAAAGTTTATATTTCCAGAAATACATTATTTTTGTAAAAAAAATTTTTTTTTGAATTTCAACAGTTTACATCGAAAGAATAGAAAAAACCCTATAATGGGATTATCTAAAATTTCTTCATTAAATAAAGACGTAAGTATACGTTTTTCTTATTTATGTCAATTTGTGTCTAGCTCTTATATTGACAAAAATTTTTTTAATTCCATGACAATATTTCATGATTCTCACTCAGCTTATATTGTAAAAAAATTATGTCAACGTCTTAATGTACCTTCTAACATAAGAGATATAGCAGTTTTGAGCGCTGGATTTTATAATTTTTTAAGTACTATACATTATCAATCTTCTAAAAATATTGTTATTTTATTATTGCGAATCGATGCTTGGAGAAAACCAGATCGTGTAAATGTTTTATCGTTTTTAAGTAATTTTAATTCAAAAAGTTTATTTCAATCTCATAAGTTGTATTTAAATTCTCATTCTTTTTTAAAAATAGCTTTTTCCATTATTCAAAATATTTCTATTCAATCAATTCTAAATAAAGGATTTAAAGGATATGAAATCAAAAAAGAACTTAATCGTTTAAGAGTTAAAAAATTAGATTTATGGCGTTCTAAATACACTGTAAAATATAATTTTTAA
- the ligA gene encoding NAD-dependent DNA ligase LigA — translation MKSIKNKIKKLRKNILKYEYSYHTLNKSIVSDAEYDYLFDKLYNLERQNKELITSDSPTQKVGSNLLIQSKKSMHFFPMLSLDNVFDLNGYLNFEKRVKKNLNNMNQSLVFCCELKIDGIAISIIYENGVLSRASTRGDGCYGENITDNARMIKSIPKKLKGSDVPKRLEVRGEIFILKSNFYNLKKTNNFSNPRNAAAGILRKINININDQRNLMFLCHGYGFFDGLEQFTSHYERLMKCKSWGFPVDENTKICLNYKEVFKFYQKIESNRHFLDFHIDGIVIKVDSIEFQNKLGSSSKAPKWAIAFKFQTKEQITILKDVKFQVGRTGIITPVACFEPIIISGVKIQRSSLHNKKEIQRLDLHIGDSILVRRSGDVIPKIISVIASKRLKNSKKILFPHFCPICNSELLENKNDKIIRCHAGLTCDAQKKKALHHFFSKQALNAKNLGYKVINQLIAKKYVENPVDFFNLTRSSLMNVDKLGEKTSVRIIDAIEKCKKTSFKRFVYALGIPCIGETMSKKIAVSFQTIERLMNSNLNELSSINGIGKIVSNNIFNYFSIPSNRKLILNLIKKGIVFRRREDALFKHKNNTFFLGKKIVLTGIFRFYSRTDLKHILTELGAKILNTISKNTDLLIYGKNFGSKFLKAKKMKIKMFNETKLVSLINKSNI, via the coding sequence ATGAAATCTATTAAAAATAAGATAAAAAAACTACGTAAAAATATTTTAAAATACGAATATTCTTATCATACATTAAACAAATCAATTGTTTCTGATGCAGAATATGATTATCTGTTTGATAAGTTGTATAATTTAGAACGTCAAAATAAAGAACTTATTACTTCAGATTCACCTACTCAAAAAGTAGGTTCTAATTTGCTTATTCAATCAAAAAAATCAATGCATTTTTTTCCTATGTTATCTTTAGATAACGTTTTCGACTTAAATGGATATTTGAATTTTGAAAAAAGAGTTAAAAAAAATCTTAATAATATGAATCAGTCATTAGTTTTTTGTTGTGAGCTGAAAATAGACGGTATAGCGATCAGCATTATTTATGAAAATGGAGTTTTATCAAGGGCAAGCACTAGAGGAGATGGTTGCTATGGTGAAAATATTACTGATAATGCTAGAATGATTAAATCTATTCCAAAGAAATTAAAAGGATCAGATGTACCTAAAAGGTTAGAAGTTCGTGGAGAAATATTTATTTTAAAATCTAATTTTTATAATTTAAAAAAAACAAATAATTTTTCCAATCCTCGAAATGCAGCTGCAGGTATATTGCGTAAAATTAATATCAATATAAATGATCAAAGAAATTTAATGTTTTTATGTCATGGATATGGTTTTTTTGATGGATTAGAACAATTTACAAGTCATTATGAAAGATTAATGAAATGTAAATCTTGGGGTTTTCCGGTTGATGAAAATACTAAAATATGTCTAAATTATAAAGAAGTGTTTAAATTTTATCAAAAAATTGAAAGCAATCGTCATTTTTTAGATTTTCATATAGATGGAATTGTAATAAAAGTAGATTCCATTGAATTTCAAAATAAATTAGGGTCAAGCTCCAAAGCTCCCAAATGGGCTATTGCTTTTAAATTTCAGACCAAGGAGCAAATTACAATATTAAAAGATGTTAAATTTCAAGTAGGTAGAACAGGTATCATTACTCCGGTAGCATGCTTTGAACCGATTATTATTTCTGGAGTTAAAATTCAAAGATCTTCATTACATAACAAAAAAGAAATACAAAGACTTGATTTGCACATCGGGGATTCTATATTAGTTCGTAGGTCAGGTGATGTAATTCCAAAAATTATAAGTGTAATAGCAAGTAAAAGGTTAAAAAATTCAAAAAAAATTTTATTCCCTCATTTTTGCCCTATATGTAATTCAGAATTATTGGAGAATAAAAATGATAAAATCATACGTTGTCATGCAGGTTTAACATGTGACGCTCAGAAAAAAAAAGCATTGCATCATTTTTTTTCGAAACAAGCTTTGAATGCAAAAAATTTAGGATATAAGGTTATTAACCAATTAATTGCAAAGAAATATGTAGAAAATCCAGTAGATTTTTTTAACTTGACTCGTTCTAGTTTGATGAATGTAGATAAATTAGGGGAAAAAACTAGTGTCAGAATCATTGATGCTATCGAAAAATGTAAAAAAACTTCTTTTAAACGTTTTGTTTATGCTTTAGGTATACCTTGCATAGGCGAGACTATGTCTAAAAAAATTGCCGTTTCGTTTCAAACAATAGAGAGACTAATGAATTCTAATCTAAATGAATTAAGTTCAATAAATGGAATAGGAAAGATTGTTTCGAACAATATATTCAACTATTTTTCTATTCCTTCCAATCGTAAATTAATTTTAAATTTGATAAAAAAAGGGATAGTTTTTAGAAGAAGAGAAGATGCACTTTTTAAGCATAAAAATAACACGTTTTTTTTAGGAAAAAAGATTGTTTTAACTGGTATTTTTAGATTTTATTCTAGAACTGATTTAAAGCATATTCTAACAGAATTAGGAGCTAAAATCTTAAATACTATTTCTAAAAATACAGATTTATTAATTTATGGGAAAAATTTTGGATCTAAATTTTTGAAAGCAAAAAAAATGAAAATTAAAATGTTTAATGAGACAAAACTTGTTTCTTTAATAAATAAATCTAATATATAA
- the gltX gene encoding glutamate--tRNA ligase, with amino-acid sequence MTVITRFAPSPTGNLHIGSIRTALYSWLFARHYNGKFLLRIEDSDVERSTLESVQSILSGLKWLGLNWDKGPYFQSERLDRYKNVIRLMLNEGKAYKCYCSFEKIKKEREFQISKNKKPRYSGTCRNLKNEIRFNQDYVVRFKNPLSGKVIFSDQIRGRISFDNSELDDLIIQRSNGMPTYNFCVVVDDLDMNVTHVIRGEDHINNTPRQINILKSLEANIPIYAHVSMILDETGKKISKRKDSMNIIEYRENGFLPEALLNYILRLGWSYGDKEIFDLVEMKKLFNLKFISKSPSIINEKKLLWLNRHYINNLPFHYVSECLKFYFKKRNIDIKNGPNVECIIELFKNRCYTFQQIVDSSHYFYKDFSYFDKIAAHKYLVCHNFLVLKELYKKIFFLYLWETKGLSKVIDKISIKFKMKKKEISMILRVSVTGNVHSPGISTVMYLIGREKTLIRINKAINYIKNVNF; translated from the coding sequence ATGACAGTAATAACTCGTTTTGCACCAAGTCCCACTGGAAATTTGCATATTGGAAGTATTCGTACTGCCTTGTATTCTTGGTTATTTGCGCGTCATTATAATGGAAAATTTCTACTGCGCATAGAAGACTCAGATGTTGAACGTTCTACATTAGAGTCTGTTCAATCCATCTTGAGTGGATTAAAATGGCTTGGACTGAATTGGGATAAGGGTCCGTACTTTCAATCTGAAAGATTAGATCGATATAAAAATGTTATTCGATTAATGTTAAATGAAGGAAAAGCTTATAAATGTTATTGCTCGTTTGAAAAAATAAAAAAAGAGCGTGAATTCCAAATTTCTAAAAATAAAAAGCCACGTTACAGTGGTACTTGTAGAAATTTAAAAAATGAAATAAGATTTAATCAAGATTATGTAGTTAGATTTAAAAATCCACTTTCAGGGAAAGTTATTTTTAGTGATCAAATTAGAGGTAGGATTAGTTTTGATAATTCTGAATTAGACGATTTAATTATCCAACGTTCAAATGGAATGCCTACTTATAATTTTTGTGTTGTAGTAGATGACTTAGACATGAATGTTACTCATGTTATTCGAGGCGAAGATCATATTAATAATACTCCTCGTCAAATTAACATTTTAAAATCTTTAGAAGCTAACATACCTATTTATGCACATGTATCTATGATACTTGACGAAACAGGAAAAAAAATTTCTAAGAGAAAAGATTCGATGAATATAATTGAATATCGTGAGAATGGATTTTTACCAGAAGCATTATTAAATTATATCCTCAGATTAGGATGGTCTTATGGAGACAAAGAAATTTTTGATTTAGTAGAGATGAAAAAATTATTTAATTTGAAATTTATTAGTAAATCTCCAAGTATCATAAACGAAAAAAAACTTTTATGGCTCAATAGGCATTATATTAACAATTTACCATTTCATTATGTATCTGAATGTTTAAAGTTTTATTTTAAAAAAAGAAATATTGATATCAAGAATGGACCTAATGTGGAGTGTATAATAGAATTATTTAAAAATAGATGCTACACATTTCAGCAAATAGTAGATTCATCTCATTATTTTTATAAAGATTTTAGTTATTTTGATAAAATAGCTGCTCACAAATATTTAGTATGCCATAACTTTTTAGTTTTAAAAGAATTGTATAAAAAAATATTTTTTCTATATCTTTGGGAAACAAAAGGACTATCTAAAGTAATTGATAAAATATCAATTAAATTTAAAATGAAAAAAAAAGAAATAAGTATGATTTTACGAGTTTCGGTTACAGGAAATGTACATTCTCCTGGGATAAGTACTGTTATGTACTTGATTGGTAGAGAAAAAACATTAATCAGAATTAATAAAGCTATCAATTATATTAAAAATGTTAATTTTTAA